One part of the Lytechinus pictus isolate F3 Inbred chromosome 3, Lp3.0, whole genome shotgun sequence genome encodes these proteins:
- the LOC129257442 gene encoding uncharacterized protein LOC129257442, whose protein sequence is MASGRAKRKRLYHQTPPSIDIRIKVWKCLRVSAQVAAKGMATATAYIVMLLGYLTYLNPVPWLASTLKSLFTRQRPRRMLTYHNYQPVTYKPPFIERVKNTLKSEQSLKKELMNWLKTKLPSSVVVNDFRESWSNGVSLCALMEAVVPSTCPRYDLLKPESRVNNCRLGMTLIRKTLGIEEPMEPEEMSLPSRASETKLLRYIQTIRYASMIPVETPSYKTSPWSKEGAWPKKATFSEPVDEERKQLMEADKVDCTASGSGLVIAKIGKRAKFNVYTPKFISKSLYIHIKGPLGESVRRKIINHLPGGRPHRDEPDSSNMSSASVDDSHTSSSASSASGGVIPCDYQCVREGHYEVSYIAQSEGAYEITVTWGGEQIRNSPFTAQSSVAVKRSLPDTDPSDPSRVVCFIHEKKVSGTTGVEDSEDYPSAEPTDNDVPLPSPDSFEQEYAPKYNTRARRRQSFCRQSHVTTLRESYESGGSTSPYDSRCSSMIMSSTERSMDSDVFYPYGSARASSFISSSRRGLISSSSSRSSMMSHRSSSILSSGGDRPGTVRTRRKIIKRTIRGAGGKEEIQYPSSADMSSVSNTSSIMGMSMCGFSSVGNPNDQSSVSGTSYVSDERLTGVSSSASSAPSPTVLAPVPTLAIATREIHMFADRIAKAVMVSAMYDLSKKSVLSPGISRGKATSEEHKDPDKLSKNCFDSDGRGLPFGLELQNLNESLINETAVNQKKTVKTQMGDSLSNRVKTEESGARSKVSQSPIFLDVTGAIEDVCNKPVESQITIEFEPQLGADSSRNAKESSSSSSSTTASAEREHVEEESGYSTFEDTMRSSDHAMHLLRQVNKKDGNTNSIPSKHFSAFEPRGFRPVEPSVDTKLDQNSVRRDSSDRIHTPKPQRQSKIRRRADKQTQCTSDDIKKETGWISRRNAFTKQKRREQNDPSMEKVKQKKKISSQPTTARTSLAMSDTSEGPEHGISSPRKRLERRTPSVENNTSRNTRQTTPSQAKIGSRSVARQSTFDSGYSDENGHIFSLTGRDRSNSSSKNRTIRVNNDITVANVHSLPTTQHIPPFGERFDIAATPNSHKDQNGEIKTRVVRQQLPSGSESSRNQLLSEKPRLGVENMIEDEEIIAVTNRRPSFSAINFDLSHLQHVSGSQDQEQTPNLSPGPISKETPSVENFLSESVNGKSLVETDCSSVSGEKKNDEINQASSYETPIPHSTNPPLQGNSYRTLANEKDVPVSKLLETLENDPDFTIREFVRKFMPSLGGNLGFPDDVLGRDADKLYPTIDALEQEMDSSWSELKSSFTSRAGGETNSRKSSRRHTPRVGTPFSAHSSSDSYLTSIRPSYCQAMGTGIREGLVGVKNNFQVETSKAGEGSLAVFIRGPRPHTVNETSVTFTGDDLYEVVYEVNLAGFYVISVKWADRHIPDSPFIVQISF, encoded by the exons TATGGAAATGTTTGAGGGTGTCAGCCCAAGTTGCAGCGAAAGGGATGGCCACTGCGACCGCTTACATCGTGATGTTGTTGGGATACCTGACTTACCTCAACCCCGTCCCATGGCTAGCTTCGACCTTGAAATCCCTCTTCACGAGACAGCGTCCCCGACGGATGCTTACATACCACAACTACCAACCGGTTACATATAAACCGCCCTTTATTGAACGAGTTAAAAACACCTTGAAAAGTG AACAATCTCTTAAGAAAGAACTGATGAATTGGCTTAAGACGAAACTCCCTTCAAGTGTTGTTGTCAATGACTTCAGAGAGAGCTGGTCGAATGGCGTTTCCCTGTGTGCCTTGATGGAAGCAGTCGTGCCTTCTACATGCCCTCGCTATGATCTTCTGAAGCCAGAGAGTCGGGTCAACAATTGCAGACTTGGAATGACACTTATACGGAAAACCCTTGGTATTGAAGAG CCAATGGAACCCGAAGAGATGTCTCTGCCTTCCCGAGCGAGTGAGACCAAACTTCTTCGATACATCCAGACAATACGTTATGCCAGTATGATACCAGTCGAAACGCCTTCTTACAAGACAAGCCCCTGGAGCAAAGAAGGGGCGTGGCCCAAGAAAGCAACATTCAGTGAGCCGGTAGACGAGGAGAGAAAACAACTTATGGAAGCTGATAAG GTTGATTGCACAGCAAGTGGCAGTGGGCTAGTTATTGCAAAGATTGGCAAACGTGCAAAGTTCAACGTATACACGCCCAAATTCATCTCCAAAAGCCTCTATATTCACATCAAAG GTCCTTTGGGAGAAAGTGTAAGACGGAAGATAATAAACCATCTCCCTGGAGGACGCCCCCATCGTGATGAACCCGATTCTTCAAACATGAGTTCAGCCTCAGTTGATGATAGTCATACGTCATCGAGTGCGTCTTCGGCTTCAGGGGGTGTCATTCCCTGCGATTACCAGTGTGTCCGCGAGGGCCACTATGAAGTCAGTTACATTGCACAGTCTGAAGGAGCATATGAGATCACAGTCACGTGGGGTGGAGAGCAGATTCGCAACAGTCCGTTCACCGCGCAGTCATCAGTAGCAGTCAAGAGATCTCTCCCTGATACGGATCCATCAGACCCTTCCCGCGTTGTCTGCTTCATACATGAGAAAAAAGTTTCGGGTACCACTGGCGTAGAAGATAGTGAAGACTACCCGTCTGCAGAGCCAACGGACAACGACGTTCCTCTCCCATCCCCGGACTCTTTCGAACAAGAATACGCGCCAAAATACAACACACGAGCACGCAGAAGACAGTCCTTCTGTCGACAATCCCACGTCACTACTCTACGGGAGTCCTACGAGAGCGGAGGAAGCACTTCACCTTACGACAGTCGCTGCAGCAGTATGATCATGAGTAGCACGGAACGCAGTATGGATAGCGATGTCTTTTATCCGTATGGATCTGCTCGAGCTTCATCCTTCATCAGTTCTTCTCGTCGGGGACTGATTAGTTCGTCGTCATCTAGAAGTTCTATGATGAGCCATCGAAGCAGTTCCATTCTAAGCAGTGGTGGAGATAGACCTGGGACGGTCAGAACCAGACGAAAG ATAATCAAGCGAACTATTCGAGGCGCCGGTGGTAAAGAAGAAATCCAGTATCCGAGCAGTGCTGACATGTCGTCTGTCTCGAATACTTCATCCATCATGGGCATGTCAATGTGTGGCTTCTCGTCTGTAGGCAACCCCAATGACCAATCGAGCGTGAGTGGAACCTCGTATGTTAGTGATGAGCGTTTGACCGGCGTGAGCAGCTCTGCGTCAAGCGCCCCATCTCCTACAGTTTTAGCTCCAGTTCCAACTTTAGCGATAGCTACCAGAGAAATCCATATGTTTGCTGATCGCATTGCCAAGGCGGTGATGGTATCAGCCATGTATGATCTTTCAAAGAAGTCCGTCCTTTCACCGGGTATATCCCGAGGTAAAGCCACCTCGGAGGAACATAAGGACCCTGATAAACTTTCCAAAAATTGCTTTGACTCTGATGGCCGTGGATTACCTTTTGGTCTTGAGTTGCAAAATTTGAACGAGTCGTTGATCAACGAAACTGCTGTCAATCAAAAGAAAACTGTCAAAACGCAAATGGGTGATTCGTTGTCTAATAGGGTTAAAACTGAGGAAAGTGGAGCCAGAAGTAAAGTTTCACAAAGTCCTATCTTTCTTGATGTAACCGGTGCCATTGAGGATGTGTGCAACAAGCCAGTTGAATCACAAATAACAATAGAATTTGAACCGCAGTTAGGAGCCGACTCCTCAAGAAATGCGAAGGAAAGCAGTTCTAGCAGTTCTTCGACGACAGCATCAGCAGAGCGAGAACATGTTGAGGAGGAGTCTGGCTATTCCACTTTTGAAGATACAATGAGGTCCTCTGATCATGCCATGCATTTGCTTCGCCAGGTAAACAAGAAAGACGGTAATACGAATTCGATACCAAGTAAACATTTCAGTGCTTTCGAACCTCGTGGCTTTCGACCAGTTGAGCCATCAGTGGACACCAAGCTCGACCAGAACAGTGTTCGCAGGGATTCCAGTGATCGCATACATACTCCGAAACCGCAAAGGCAATCAAAGATTCGACGTAGGGCAGATAAGCAAACCCAATGCACGTCTGATGACATCAAGAAGGAAACTGGTTGGATCAGTAGGAGGAATGCCTTTACCAAACAAAAGCGAAGAGAGCAAAATGACCCATCTATGGAAAAAGtgaaacagaaaaagaagaTATCTTCTCAGCCCACTACAGCAAGAACAAGTCTTGCTATGTCAGATACAAGTGAAGGGCCTGAACACGGAATATCATCCCCACGAAAGAGACTTGAACGTAGGACACCTTCAGTAGAAAATAACACATCCCGTAATACTCGACAAACAACTCCTTCTCAAGCTAAGATAGGTTCTAGATCGGTTGCTAGACAGTCGACCTTTGACAGTGGTTATTCCGATGAAAATGGGCACATCTTTAGTCTTACAGGTCGCGACCGTTCAAACTCGTCATCAAAGAATAGAACAATACGAgtgaataatgatataactgttgCGAATGTCCATAGCTTACCAACAACACAGCACATTCCGCCTTTTGGAGAAAGATTTGATATCGCTGCAACACCAAACAGCCACAAAGATCAGAATGGTGAGATCAAAACAAGAGTTGTGAGGCAACAACTGCCAAGTGGATCGGAGAGTTCTCGTAATCAGCTGCTCTCTGAGAAGCCCCGCCTAGGAGTAGAGAATATGATTGAAGACGAAGAGATCATTGCAGTCACTAACAGGAGACCCAGTTTTAGCGCCATTAATTTTGATCTCTCGCACCTTCAACACGTGTCGGGCTCGCAGGATCAAGAACAGACTCCCAATCTTTCACCAGGTCCAATAAGCAAAGAAACCCCGTCTGTTGAAAATTTTCTTTCTGAATCTGTGAACGGGAAATCCCTTGTGGAAACCGATTGCAGTAGCGTGAGCGGAGAGAAAAAGAATGACGAGATAAACCAGGCGTCATCATATGAAACTCCCATTCCCCATTCGACTAATCCTCCTTTACAAGGGAATTCATATCGTACATTGGCGAATGAAAAGGACGTTCCAGTGAGTAAGCTCTTGGAAACTCTGGAAAATGATCCAGACTTCACCATCAGAGAGTTCGTTCGAAAGTTCATGCCATCTCTTGGTGGGAATTTAGGGTTCCCGGATGATGTCCTTGGTAGGGATGCTGACAAGCTATATCCGACCATTGATGCGTTGGAACAGGAGATGGATTCGTCCTGGTCAGAGCTGAAATCCAGTTTTACATCAAGGGCAGGTGGGGAAACGAACAGCAGAAAGAGCAGCAGAAGACATACCCCTCGTGTTGGAACGCCTTTCAGCGCTCACAGTTCATCAGATAGTTACCTTACCTCCATCCGACCATCCTACTGCCAGGCGATGGGGACGGGAATCCGTGAGGGCCTGGTAGGAGTCAAGAACAATTTCCAG GTTGAGACTTCCAAAGCTGGTGAGGGTTCGCTTGCTGTTTTTATCCGAGGTCCTCGTCCTCATACCGTTAATGAGACGAGTGTGACCTTTACTGGAGATGACCTCTATGAGGTGGTCTACGAGGTCAATCTTGCTGGTTTCTACGTCATCTCGGTCAAATGGGCAGACAGACACATACCCGACAGTCCTTTCATCGTTCAGATATCATTTTAA